In the Burkholderia cenocepacia genome, one interval contains:
- a CDS encoding lytic transglycosylase domain-containing protein — MRACALRTAAACVAALVALVLACGQHGVAHAAGSAAGFAQLARACAPNVDPDTLAALVRTESGFNPYAIGVVGGHLTRQPASLDEARATARELSSRGFSYSVGLAQVNERNFAKYGLDEATMFEPCRNLQAGGAILTECFARSSGTGRATQAALRAALSCYYSGNFTTGFSSGYVSRVVASAQRNAREGGVEPIPVVSDTPPARQRRMDAVATTPPDRARRLPLPAASADAPSCHARPVVMMCRGLPANQAKRLCVRCLDQ; from the coding sequence CCGCCGCGTGCGTTGCCGCGCTCGTCGCGCTCGTGCTCGCATGCGGACAGCATGGCGTCGCGCATGCGGCCGGCAGCGCCGCCGGTTTCGCGCAACTCGCTCGCGCGTGCGCGCCGAACGTCGACCCCGATACGCTCGCCGCGCTCGTACGTACCGAGTCGGGCTTCAATCCCTATGCGATCGGCGTGGTCGGCGGCCACCTGACGCGCCAGCCCGCCTCGCTCGACGAGGCGCGCGCGACCGCACGCGAACTGTCGTCGCGCGGCTTCAGCTACAGCGTCGGCCTCGCGCAGGTCAACGAACGCAATTTCGCGAAATACGGGCTCGACGAAGCGACGATGTTCGAGCCATGCCGCAACCTGCAGGCCGGCGGCGCGATCCTGACCGAATGCTTCGCGCGCTCGTCGGGCACCGGCCGCGCCACGCAGGCCGCGTTGCGCGCGGCGCTGTCGTGCTACTACAGCGGCAACTTCACGACCGGTTTTTCGAGCGGCTACGTGAGCCGCGTCGTCGCGAGCGCGCAGCGCAATGCGCGCGAAGGCGGCGTCGAACCGATTCCCGTCGTGAGCGACACGCCGCCGGCGCGGCAGCGACGCATGGACGCGGTCGCAACCACGCCGCCCGATCGCGCGCGCAGGCTGCCGTTGCCGGCCGCTTCCGCCGACGCACCGTCGTGCCATGCGCGCCCGGTCGTGATGATGTGCCGCGGGCTGCCGGCGAACCAGGCGAAGCGGCTCTGCGTGCGGTGTCTCGATCAGTGA